The genomic stretch CCTTCACCTTTTTCCTTCATCCTTTTAACCTCAAAGGCAAATCAACCGTAGTTTTGGATAAAATGCACGATTTATGCGcacagaaataacaaaacaaacccaCGActcttctggctcttcgatctcCATGTTTCATAATCGAGCGCCATGTTTGATTCAGCAGCTGGTATTGCGGGCGCACTAAACAACACGTGCAATCATTGAAGCGTGAAGTTCACAACGAAGCCTTGGCTTTTTAGCGCTAAAAATATGGAAAACTGGTGATTGTTTATGTTCAGGTTCGTCTATTTATGTAAGCTATAGACTCCATGTTACATGGAAACTTAACAAAAGCGGAGGAAGCACAGGAAACGTGACTAAAGCTGCTTTCACATTGATTATTTACCTCGTAATGCGTAATGATATGTTTTACGAGCCCTGGCTTCCTTTTAAGTTTTAGTATCTCAGTCTTAGAAGCTTACGTGTACCTAAACCTAGGACTATGAAGAAGATTGCATGTGTACATTATCatcagaaaaatgaagaaaaaaatatcagtgaaaaaaatggcgactaaaagttaagatctggcgaccaaaatttttggaTCAGTCGCCAATTGGCGCCttactaaaaatgttaatttcgagccctgaccAGGCCAAAAATCGTTGAAAGCTGAGGGTGAGTGGTCTAATAATATAGCTTCTGACTAACCCTTCAAGGTATCCATTCAACACAAAGAATGTTGTCCCAAAGCAGTCTGTCAAAAATTAGACTGGCTCTGCTCAGTAAATCAGATAATGAATTTTCCAGTAGTCTGTCATGTGAATATACCAAATAATGTAAGTGTGATGTTTTGAAGTCCTATAGTGTGACACTTCAAATAAATTCAAATTTGattgctattttcttatttatctGATTTCCACTAAGAGCTTATTCAGACTCATTTTCAGTCAAATTGGCAAAAAGATAATGAAAGAACTTACCTATAAAAGCTTTTCATGCTTTTACAAATATAGAAGCGCATACACATTTATAAATAAAGGTTGTACATGTTCTCTGTTTCAGGATGATGATCTTTTGGAAACATGCATAAACTGCAAGAAAGTGATTTTCATGTCAGAACTTCCAAGTCACATTGAAAGCTGTTGGTAAGAAAATGTGGGAGAGCTTTACCCAATCAACAAACTGTAAAATAacaatttgttatttttaaggcaattattatttatgtaaaataatattaattactGTAAGGTAATTAATGTAATCTTAAAGACAAATTATATTAATGACCGATAATCTAATGATGCACATTCTCCTACTTGCCAGGCATTCTACAGATGAAGAAATATATCAGAGCAGCAGTAGGAGTGATCAGGATACTTCCAACATCACAGGACTTACTATCAAAACAACCAACATTAGTTAAACCAGTACTAGTAGTACTGCTAGTAGTCCCTCAGTTAGTGGTGGGTCCAGCACTAATAGCAGTAGCTACAGCCTTCCACAGACAGATGATGTCAGCACCAGCAAGAGTAGCCCCAGCATTACAATGATTGATGATGCTTCTGGCAGCCTTGAATTGACTGGTAGAAGTAATATTTGCAGCACTAGCCTTAGCTTCCCACTTGGTGGTGCTTCTAGCAGCCTCCCTTTGTTAGGTGTTGATACCTGTGGTTCTACTAGCAGACCATTATTAAACACAGAAGGTAATTCAATTATTGATATAATTAATTAGTCTCATCCATGCACATTTACAAGATATCATAAGGACATAATCTACATTCACTTAATTTCCCTCAGGCCACACATGGCTCATACTCCCTCTCATCATGTGAAATTTTGGCACTTTTCATGAccttctcaacaattttcagcCTTCCATGACCTAAATTTCACCATTTTCTCTGAAACTGTTAAAAGTTTAaccttttttcattgaaaaaaacaaaaacaacaaaacaccacCCAATTCATTTTGTACTGTCATCAACGTCATCTGCCAAGAATTTCCATGACCCATactaaaattccatgactttctaGGTTTGCCCTCcctaaatttaattgtaattgtCAGTAGTTGGTCATTCCTTAAACAAAAGCTACAGGAGATGGAATCTGGGTACGCCAGTATGAAAGATGAAGCAAATAAcctaaacaatgaaaacaaaagcctgGTGACAGTAATTAGGCTCCTAATAATGAGCTGCAAACTGCATTGAAAGCGGATGAAAGTTGTCCCGGAAGTGAAACGACAAATACAGTCAAACCCAACAAGACAAAGAGATCACAGAACAAAAGgcagaaagaaaagaagagcaCACAAGAGCAGAAGGAAGCGCCAAATATGCAAATAGAACAACAACAAGCTGAGTAACTTACAACTCTTCTGATTGGTGACTCCATGCTCAAAAATATTCAAGGACGGAAACTAGGGAAAGCTGTCGGCCACAGAGTTGTCGTAAAGTCGTTCTCAGGAGGGAATACCAGAGCCATGAGTGACTACTTAAATCAACTTAAAACCTAATCTAGAGCTCAATCCGGATCAAGTTATTCTACATGTGGGGACAAACGACCTTAAAAAGAAAGAGCCACAAGAAGTTGCCGAGGCGATTGTGGATCTAGTTAGACAGGTTGAAAGATCATCCGATGCTGAGGGTGTAATTTCAGAGCTTGTATGTAGAGGGGACAAGTTAAACGAGCAAGTGAAAGCGGTCAACAAGCGCTTGAAGAGGTACTGTCAGCAGAATGAATGGAAGCTGATTTAACATAACAACGTAACAGAGAAGGGACTCAATATGGGAGGACTGCACCTTAACCCAGAAGGTATCCAGCGgttttttagcaattttaaaTCCAGTTTATTAGCCCACAATTTGTTTGAACTCTTAggatggaaatccctagtctcgCAAAGGCAAATCGAAAtagcaacaatggtatttaaatccctacagggactagcacctgagtatctctgctcgaaatttgtccatcgcgactctggttattgtttgagagactgtgaataaggtaaatgttccgcaaccgcgcacaaactactacaaaaacagctttacctatagtggcgcagttttgtggaacagtttgccattagaactaaggaaagcagagcccctcaatcaattcaaacgactgattaaagaggttatctaggccattattctaaacacggcattcatgcaaagcagcttttattttttgatattgagtaagatagttaatgtagtttacatagttttatctatacttggttttaaatttttaattgtacatacggttttatattgctgatgaattgtaccgtggttaaataaagattaaaaaataaataaataaatagataaatctTGGACAAGTCATGTCCAGGTAatgtgaaaaattatttccttttaCCCCTTCACATCCATGAGTGCCATGACACAGGTTCTATCTTGGTTAATACTTAAAGAAAAGGGTCCAGATCTTAGCAGTTGGCTTGGCATGGCTATGTGGTTGGCTTGGTATGGCTATTGAGTCACGAGTCATGTGtgagaaataattattatttaggccataatttgaaataataaaagttactatacttcaaaaacaaaattacatgTGCAATCTTACTTAAATCAGTGTAAATTTACATAGAACTCACTAcagatatttcaaaaaaaataatagttaCTGCTGGCTTTTAATAATGATTGTAAGACAGCAGCGTTTACCTGAGTAACAGGGTGACAGGAATTCAAGACACAGCGAAATGTGTGGAGAAATAACTGTATTTAAACGAATTGATTAAGTCACCATATTCATCTACAGTTTCCTTCCTTGATGTGTACAGTAGGTTACCTGTACcattaaaacaatatttaaattAAATGAACCACTTACTTTTACTTTCCTCTTTTAATGTTATACCCTATCAGATGTGAATTCCAAGAGCAAGGAACAGATCTTATCAACCATGAAGCCTAAGAACTATATTCCACTCAGAATCAGTGTTAGACGAGAAGACATATTTGAAGACAGCATAGCCTTTTTCAAGAAAAGGGATTATGACATCAACAAACCTGTTGTTGTCTGTTTTGAGGGTGAAGCAGCAGTCGATGGTGGAAGTACTTCACTCTACTTCTCAAGTCTATTCTTTCACCATGCACACAATTCAAGTTGTTTTGAAGGTTTTATTTTGCAACCACTGCACAACACAGATGCCTTGAGAGCAAGCATGTTTAAAGTGGCTGGTAGAATGATACATGTAGCTGCAAACATAGTCAATGGTGGACCATCCTTCGCGGCTACCTGTCACCAGCAGTATACAAGTATTTGACATCAAAAAGCATTGAAAACGTTCGTCTTGACATAACAAGGAGTGATGTTGTGGACTATGAAGTCCTTCAGGCAATTGAAAAGGTATGTGTGAAATTAGTTCCTTGCTAAAACCCTTGATACTCCTTAAAACAAGAACTAAATacacttttgaaattatttcttCGTTTGACTAACTTTAATGAGAAAAGTGTCCAGGCTCAAAACGTCAATAAGGGTGCTTTAATTTTGGTGACGTAATTTATCTTATTAGGCCCTTCAAGTCAGACCTGGATCATATTAATACTGGTAATGTAATAAAGTCTAAAAGTACTTATTTTCCTAGATTGATGCTGCCACAGTGGACAACATAAAAGAGGTCTATTCTGAAGTCCAAACTCTTCTTGCAGAAGCAGGCTTTCCCCAAGTACTGTCAGTATCCAATAAGTTAGAAGCGATAACTGCATTATGCGTGCACTCTGTCATTCTGTCAAGAAGGGCTGAGCTAGACCAGTTTGCTGTTGGCCTTGGACCTGTCCTTGGAGTAGCCATGAAGTACCCCGATATGATGAAGTCCATGTTTGTCAGTTGCTCAGAGCCTGCATCTCTCAATGTTACACCAGCAGCATTTAAAGACTTACTGGTTTTTGAAGATGCGTACAGGATAAGTAAAAGAGTACTTCCTAGAGTTACTGTACATAGAAAAAGAAGGTAGAACTTACAGCAAGAGAGAGACTGACTGGTTTATTATTAAATCACATCGCAGTAAAATACTGAATTGCGTAATTATTTACAAGCTACAAAACTAATACaaatttaaatataaatgtaaatataatGACTTAAAATTCTATTAAAAAGTTCTCATTCATCTCAAACTTGAGTTGGTTTCAGCCGCACACTTCACGAAAAACGAATTAGCGAAACGCTTTGTCTTGGCTGCTGGTACATTATACGTTCTTTGGCGCCTAAAATTATAATGAGGGCTGTAGGCTTCTGGAATTAGATGATGTAATTTACTGTTCTGATTCTCGCTGATTGATCTAAATAGAGACTTTGTAATGTCTTCGTGGTGTTCCCTGATAGGGGTCAAACAAGCGCGCTCTAAAGCTTCCCTGTACGGCATTCTAGGAAAAACACACACCAGAGCTCTTTTCTGAACACTTTCTAACTCCGACTGTAAATACTGAGGTAAAGAATAATGAAAAACTGGACAAGCGTAGTCAAGAGAAGATCTAATACATGCGCAGTAGTAAGCGACAAGATCTTCGGCTGGGACGCGCGCCCGTTTAAGTTGCACGAGGAAATAAATTTTCCTAGCTGCCTTCTTAATTAAACTATCAACATGATCGTTCCATGTTAGTGTGTTGTTAATGATAAGGCCGAGAAGCTTGCTGGAAGTCGTTTCTTGAATCTGTATCCCATCAACTGTTACTGGGTCGAAATGTTCCGGGGAACGACGGAAGGTGATGGTGAGCTCTTTAGTCTTCTCAAGATTTAGCTGGAAAAAATTTTCCGCTGACCAGTTGGAAACATGGTCAATTGCTTCTTGCGCTCTACTTTGTTGCCCCTTCGGTACTTTTTCTGACAGAGTGGTGTCGTCCACGTACTTCCACATCCCAAAGAGCGCACTGGGGGTTACAAGGTCATTGATCATGAGCAAAAAGAGCCAGGGCCCCAATTTAGTCCCTTGGGGGACACCCGCTGGTACCGCGCCCCATTCAGACAAACAGTCACGACTGAGTTTCACCCTCTGGGATCGATCTGACAGGAAGTCCAGGATCCAGTTAACGATACTGTTAGGGACCTCGACTTCCTTTAATTTGGCTGCCAGAATTCCGTGATCAATGAAATCAAAAGCTTTGCGATAATCGAAGAGGAAAACACGCACAGATGTGCTGTTTCCGTCTGTTGCTAGGAGCCACTCGTGGATCATACTTAACAGAGCGAAGACAGTGGATGAGCCTGATACGGtaccaaactggtttgaatcAGCTATCCTCTCTAAGGCTGGTCTTAAGTAGTCTGATACCACAAAGTCCTCTGCGACCTTGGAAAGCGATGCGGTTAGCGAGATCGGTCTGAGTTCTTTTTTGGGATCTAcgacttgttttactttcggGAGTGGAGTAACGTCCGCGTACTTCCATACAGATGGTAATTTCTGCTCTTTGTATGATGAGTTAAGAATGTCAGCTATTGGTTAGTATAGCAGTTCCGCGTACTCCTTTAAGCACCGGTTAGACAGGCCGTCAGGGCCTGGGGCCTTGTGTTTATTCAAATGTGACAAATTTCCGTAGACTCGCTCTGGGGTGATTTCTAGAAACACCGGGTTGTCCTCCAAAGGCAGCGGGCAGACACCCGGCTCTCGATTCAACGGCTGGAATCGACGCAAAGGTTCCAATAAGGCCTCATTGATTCCATTGGCGATCCCAGTAGGGGACAAGCCCTCAAAATCCGAGACGTTCAGGGCATTCAGTAAGTTCACATTCTGACTCTTTGCACCACTAAGCTTGTTAACCTCTTTCCACCACAAACGAGGGTTTACGCCTTTAAGGTCTTGGACTTTAGAAGTGTAGTATTTCGCTTTGCATAGTTTCCTTTCTTTGTTAACAGCGTTTCTGTAGAACTTATATGCCAGGCCGTGCCTGTCGGAGTAAAAGGCTTGTTGGCGCATGCATATAAGCTTTTTCAGCCTAACAGACATCCAGGGACAATCCTTTGGGTAAACACGAATTGGCCTTTCGGGCATGATATTGTTTATGCCAATGTCCACTAGATTACTGAAGACTTTAAGCTTTTCCTCGCAGGATGGTTGATGTGTAACACATGACCAATCAATGTTCCTAAAATAGCGGCCGAGGCGTGCCTTATTACTGTCCCGTTTGTCCCTAATTAAGAtggatttccttgttttttggTTCGGGATTCGTTCCTTAGGTCTTACGAAAACTGTGCAATGATCCGAGAGCCCAAAGGGTGGGTACGGCTCAGGAGTTGCAAAATGATCACCCATGTTAGTTAAAAATAAGTCGAGCGTTGCGTTCCCTCTCGTAGGGAATTTCACGAGTTGCTTGAGCTTGAAATGTTTTTGCAGACGACTTGTATTGAGGCGATTGAAATCTCCTGTGAGAATAATCCCACAATTGGGAAATGCAGCTTCTGCCGAAGTTAAACTTTCGAAGAGATGGTCGTTCAGAATATGGGGATCGGATTCCGCAGGACTGGTCCGACCGGGGTAGTAAACAAGGccaaataatatatagatttagccaagcctaaaagcggagctcccggcttgtttattcctactggctgtaggattagtgaaaataaaaggctttgg from Montipora capricornis isolate CH-2021 chromosome 12, ASM3666992v2, whole genome shotgun sequence encodes the following:
- the LOC138027788 gene encoding uncharacterized protein, with product MIDDASGSLELTGRSNICSTSLSFPLGGASSSLPLLGVDTCGSTSRPLLNTEDVNSKSKEQILSTMKPKNYIPLRISVRREDIFEDSIAFFKKRDYDINKPVVVCFEGEAAVDGGSTSLYFSSLFFHHAHNSSCFEGFILQPLHNTDALRASMFKVAGRMIHVAANIVNGGPSFAATCHQQYTSI